One Vigna unguiculata cultivar IT97K-499-35 chromosome 7, ASM411807v1, whole genome shotgun sequence genomic region harbors:
- the LOC114192112 gene encoding protein CHUP1, chloroplastic-like isoform X1, translating to MIVRLGVIVAASIAALTVKQLNVNNSRSEHGEARFRKSQDEGTEQEQVTHSTDGLTTKIRQEEDQKEVMLISSVTNRTDDFEDDISPELESLLSGEIDFPLLADRTDEERKDKVYETDMANNASELERLRNLVRELEEREVKLEGELLEYYGLKEQEADFVELQRQLNIKTVEIDMLKMTINSLQEERKKLQEELTHGASAKRELEAARSKIKELRRQIQLEANQAKTQLLLLKQKVSSLVMKEEEVVKKDAEIGKKLKALNDLEVEVVELKRENKELQHEKREVTVKLNAAESRITELSNENEMLSKVKEEVSSLRHMNEDLLKQVEGLQINRFSEVEELVYLRWVNACLRYELKNYQAPPGKLSTRDLNTSLSPKSQEKAKQLMLEYAGSEHGQGDTDIDSYFSHTSSPGSEDFDNASSIDSFMSKHSSVSKKTSLIQKLKKWGKSKDDSSALSSPARYLSGGSLSRMNMSNRPRNSLESLMQRNAGDSVAITTFGQNDQEPSNSPETLALPSIRRVSSCESLNSVASSFQLMSKTVAGYLDGKYPAYKDRHKLALEREKQIKEKAEKVRVQKFGGNSNLNMSKAERERTMSFPSKLAQLKEKTHVCGSSNDHPDYAKNVDSQTISKMNLVHIEKRAPRVPQPPPKPSDGAPICTNSNSSNAVSCPPSESLPPPPPPAPPGGPLPTPLGNLSRGALASDNVHRFPELVEFYQTLMKREEKNETSSLFSSTTYASDARSNMIGEIENRSSFLLAVKADVETQGDFVLSLANEVRAASFNKIEDLVAFVNWLDGELSFLVDERAVLKHFDWPEGKTDVLREAAFEYMDLMKLEKQVSTFTDDPKHPCEVALQKMYSLLEKVEQSVYALLRTRDMAISRFKEFGIPVTWLLDTGVMGKIKLSSVQLANKYMKRVASELDILSGPDKEPNREFLIVQGVRFAFRVHQFAGGFDTESMKAFEELRSRIHAPAGEDSSNQKHK from the exons ATGATAGTCAGGTTAGGGGTGATAGTTGCTGCTTCCATTGCAGCCCTCACAGTTAAGCAGCTGAATGTCAATAACTCAAGATCAG AACATGGTGAAGCGAGATTTAGAAAAAGTCAAGATGAGGGTACAGAACAGGAGCAGGTTACTCATTCTACTGATGGTCTCACCACGAAGATT AGGCAAGAAGAAGATCAAAAGGAGGTTATGTTAATTAGCAGCGTAACCAATCGAACCGATGACTTTGAAGATGATATTTCTCCTGAACTTGAAAGCCTTCTATCTGGAGAGATTGATTTTCCATTACTTGCTGATAGGACTGATGAGGAGAGGAAAGACAAAGTTTATGAAACTGACATGGCTAACAATGCCAGTGAATTAGAACGGTTGAGGAATCTAGTGAGGGAATTGGAAGAGAGGGAAGTGAAACTTGAAGGTGAATTGCTGGAGTACTATGGTTTGAAGGAGCAGGAAGCGGACTTTGTGGAGTTGCAAAGGCAGTTGAATATTAAGACTGTAGAAATAGATATGCTTAAAATGACCATTAATTCCTTgcaagaagagaggaagaagcTTCAAGAAGAGCTCACACATGGAGCTTCTGCCAAGAGAGAACTTGAGGCAGCAAGAAGCAAAATCAAGGAACTGCGAAGGCAGATACAGCTTGAGGCTAACCAGGCAAAAACCCAGTTGTTATTGCTTAAACAAAAAGTTTCCAGTCTAGTGATGAAGGAAGAAGAGGTTGTCAAGAAAGATGCTGAAATTGGAAAGAAATTGAAAGCTCTGAATGACTTGGAGGTTGAAGTTGTGGAGcttaagagagaaaataaagaacTTCAACACGAGAAGCGAGAAGTGACAGTTAAACTCAATGCTGCTGAATCTAGAATTACAGAACTCTCCAATGAG AATGAAATGCTTTCCAAGGTAAAAGAGGAGGTAAGTAGCCTGAGGCATATGAATGAAGACTTGCTAAAGCAAGTAGAAGGACTCCAAATTAATAGGTTCAGTGAAGTTGAAGAGCTTGTATATCTTCGTTGGGTAAATGCATGCTTAAGGTATGAGCTGAAGAATTACCAGGCACCTCCTGGAAAATTATCAACCCGTGATCTAAACACAAGTCTCAGCCCAAAATCACAGGAGAAGGCTAAGCAGTTAATGTTAGAATATGCAGGATCAGAGCATGGACAAGGGGATACAGATATTGATAGCTACTTCTCTCATACCTCTTCACCAGGCAGTGAAGATTTTGAcaatgcttcttccattgacAGCTTTATGAGTAAACATAGTAGTGTTAGCAAGAAAACTAGTTTAATCCAAAAGTTGAAGAAATGGGGCAAAAGCAAAGATGATTCAAGTGCTCTTTCATCACCAGCCAGATATCTTTCTGGTGGCTCTCTAAGCAGGATGAATATGAGTAATAGACCTAGGAATTCCCTGGAATCCTTGATGCAAAGGAATGCTGGTGATTCTGTAGCCATCACTACCTTTGGGCAGAATGATCAGGAACCTTCTAATTCTCCTGAAACTCTGGCTCTTCCTAGCATAAGAAGAGTTTCATCCTGTGAATCCTTAAATTCTGTTGCATCTTCATTCCAATTGATGTCTAAGACAGTTGCTGGGTATCTGGATGGAAAATATCCTGCATATAAAGACCGCCATAAATTGGCCTtagaaagggaaaaacaaattAAGGAAAAGGCTGAGAAAGTGAGAGTGCAAAAGTTTGGTGGCAATTCAAATTTGAATATGTCCAAGGCTGAAAGAGAGAGGACAATGTCTTTTCCATCAAAACTCGCTCAATTAAAGGAGAAGACACATGTTTGTGGTAGTTCAAACGATCATCCTGACTATGCTAAGAATGTTGATAGTCAAACCATTAGCAAGATGAACCTTGTCCACATTGAGAAAAGGGCACCTAGGGTGCCTCAGCCACCTCCTAAACCATCTGATGGTGCACCAATTTGTACAAATTCAAATTCTTCAAATGCAGTATCATGCCCTCCGTCTGAATCTCttcctcctccaccaccaccagcaCCACCAGGTGGACCACTTCCCACTCCACTAGGAAACCTATCAAGAGGAGCATTAGCTTCTGATAATGTTCACCGTTTTCCTGAGCTAGTTGAATTTTATCAGACACTGATGAAACGAGAggaaaagaatgaaacttcatcattattttcttctacaaCTTATGCATCTGATGCTAGGAGCAACATGATTGGGGAGATTGAGAACAGATCATCATTCCTCTTAGCT GTGAAAGCCGATGTGGAAACACAGGGTGACTTTGTCTTGTCCTTGGCAAATGAAGTTCGTGCAGCATCCTTCAATAAGATTGAAGATCTAGTGGCTTTTGTGAACTGGTTAGATGGAGAGCTTTCCTTCTTG GTCGATGAACGAGCTGTTCTCAAGCATTTTGATTGGCCCGAAGGGAAAACTGATGTGCTGAGGGAGGCAGCTTTTGAATATATGGATCTGATGAAATTGGAAAAGCAAGTCTCCACCTTCACTGATGATCCCAAACACCCATGTGAAGTTGCTTTGCAGAAAATGTACTCGTTGCTTGAAAA AGTGGAGCAAAGCGTATATGCACTCTTACGAACAAGAGATATGGCTATTTCGCGGTTCAAAGAGTTTGGAATACCAGTAACTTGGCTATTAGATACGGGAGTTATGGGAAAG ATCAAGCTTTCCTCTGTGCAACTGGCAAACAAGTATATGAAACGTGTTGCATCTGAACTTGATATATTATCTGGACCCGACAAGGAACCAAACAGAGAGTTTTTAATTGTGCAAGGAGTACGTTTTGCGTTTCGTGTTCATCAG TTTGCAGGAGGTTTCGATACAGAGAGCATGAAGGCTTTTGAAGAACTAAGAAGCCGCATCCATGCTCCAGCAGGTGAAGATAGTAGTAACCAGAAACATAAATAG
- the LOC114192112 gene encoding protein CHUP1, chloroplastic-like isoform X2: MIVRLGVIVAASIAALTVKQLNVNNSRSEHGEARFRKSQDEGTEQEQVTHSTDGLTTKIRQEEDQKEVMLISSVTNRTDDFEDDISPELESLLSGEIDFPLLADRTDEERKDKVYETDMANNASELERLRNLVRELEEREVKLEGELLEYYGLKEQEADFVELQRQLNIKTVEIDMLKMTINSLQEERKKLQEELTHGASAKRELEAARSKIKELRRQIQLEANQAKTQLLLLKQKVSSLVMKEEEVVKKDAEIGKKLKALNDLEVEVVELKRENKELQHEKREVTVKLNAAESRITELSNENEMLSKVKEEVSSLRHMNEDLLKQVEGLQINRFSEVEELVYLRWVNACLRYELKNYQAPPGKLSTRDLNTSLSPKSQEKAKQLMLEYAGSEHGQGDTDIDSYFSHTSSPGSEDFDNASSIDSFMSKHSSVSKKTSLIQKLKKWGKSKDDSSALSSPARYLSGGSLSRMNMSNRPRNSLESLMQRNAGDSVAITTFGQNDQEPSNSPETLALPSIRRVSSCESLNSVASSFQLMSKTVAGYLDGKYPAYKDRHKLALEREKQIKEKAEKVRVQKFGGNSNLNMSKAERERTMSFPSKLAQLKEKTHVCGSSNDHPDYAKNVDSQTISKMNLVHIEKRAPRVPQPPPKPSDGAPICTNSNSSNAVSCPPSESLPPPPPPAPPGGPLPTPLGNLSRGALASDNVHRFPELVEFYQTLMKREEKNETSSLFSSTTYASDARSNMIGEIENRSSFLLAVKADVETQGDFVLSLANEVRAASFNKIEDLVAFVNWLDGELSFLVDERAVLKHFDWPEGKTDVLREAAFEYMDLMKLEKQVSTFTDDPKHPCEVALQKMYSLLEKVEQSVYALLRTRDMAISRFKEFGIPVTWLLDTGVMGKIKLSSVQLANKYMKRVASELDILSGPDKEPNREFLIVQGVRFAFRVHQEVSIQRA; the protein is encoded by the exons ATGATAGTCAGGTTAGGGGTGATAGTTGCTGCTTCCATTGCAGCCCTCACAGTTAAGCAGCTGAATGTCAATAACTCAAGATCAG AACATGGTGAAGCGAGATTTAGAAAAAGTCAAGATGAGGGTACAGAACAGGAGCAGGTTACTCATTCTACTGATGGTCTCACCACGAAGATT AGGCAAGAAGAAGATCAAAAGGAGGTTATGTTAATTAGCAGCGTAACCAATCGAACCGATGACTTTGAAGATGATATTTCTCCTGAACTTGAAAGCCTTCTATCTGGAGAGATTGATTTTCCATTACTTGCTGATAGGACTGATGAGGAGAGGAAAGACAAAGTTTATGAAACTGACATGGCTAACAATGCCAGTGAATTAGAACGGTTGAGGAATCTAGTGAGGGAATTGGAAGAGAGGGAAGTGAAACTTGAAGGTGAATTGCTGGAGTACTATGGTTTGAAGGAGCAGGAAGCGGACTTTGTGGAGTTGCAAAGGCAGTTGAATATTAAGACTGTAGAAATAGATATGCTTAAAATGACCATTAATTCCTTgcaagaagagaggaagaagcTTCAAGAAGAGCTCACACATGGAGCTTCTGCCAAGAGAGAACTTGAGGCAGCAAGAAGCAAAATCAAGGAACTGCGAAGGCAGATACAGCTTGAGGCTAACCAGGCAAAAACCCAGTTGTTATTGCTTAAACAAAAAGTTTCCAGTCTAGTGATGAAGGAAGAAGAGGTTGTCAAGAAAGATGCTGAAATTGGAAAGAAATTGAAAGCTCTGAATGACTTGGAGGTTGAAGTTGTGGAGcttaagagagaaaataaagaacTTCAACACGAGAAGCGAGAAGTGACAGTTAAACTCAATGCTGCTGAATCTAGAATTACAGAACTCTCCAATGAG AATGAAATGCTTTCCAAGGTAAAAGAGGAGGTAAGTAGCCTGAGGCATATGAATGAAGACTTGCTAAAGCAAGTAGAAGGACTCCAAATTAATAGGTTCAGTGAAGTTGAAGAGCTTGTATATCTTCGTTGGGTAAATGCATGCTTAAGGTATGAGCTGAAGAATTACCAGGCACCTCCTGGAAAATTATCAACCCGTGATCTAAACACAAGTCTCAGCCCAAAATCACAGGAGAAGGCTAAGCAGTTAATGTTAGAATATGCAGGATCAGAGCATGGACAAGGGGATACAGATATTGATAGCTACTTCTCTCATACCTCTTCACCAGGCAGTGAAGATTTTGAcaatgcttcttccattgacAGCTTTATGAGTAAACATAGTAGTGTTAGCAAGAAAACTAGTTTAATCCAAAAGTTGAAGAAATGGGGCAAAAGCAAAGATGATTCAAGTGCTCTTTCATCACCAGCCAGATATCTTTCTGGTGGCTCTCTAAGCAGGATGAATATGAGTAATAGACCTAGGAATTCCCTGGAATCCTTGATGCAAAGGAATGCTGGTGATTCTGTAGCCATCACTACCTTTGGGCAGAATGATCAGGAACCTTCTAATTCTCCTGAAACTCTGGCTCTTCCTAGCATAAGAAGAGTTTCATCCTGTGAATCCTTAAATTCTGTTGCATCTTCATTCCAATTGATGTCTAAGACAGTTGCTGGGTATCTGGATGGAAAATATCCTGCATATAAAGACCGCCATAAATTGGCCTtagaaagggaaaaacaaattAAGGAAAAGGCTGAGAAAGTGAGAGTGCAAAAGTTTGGTGGCAATTCAAATTTGAATATGTCCAAGGCTGAAAGAGAGAGGACAATGTCTTTTCCATCAAAACTCGCTCAATTAAAGGAGAAGACACATGTTTGTGGTAGTTCAAACGATCATCCTGACTATGCTAAGAATGTTGATAGTCAAACCATTAGCAAGATGAACCTTGTCCACATTGAGAAAAGGGCACCTAGGGTGCCTCAGCCACCTCCTAAACCATCTGATGGTGCACCAATTTGTACAAATTCAAATTCTTCAAATGCAGTATCATGCCCTCCGTCTGAATCTCttcctcctccaccaccaccagcaCCACCAGGTGGACCACTTCCCACTCCACTAGGAAACCTATCAAGAGGAGCATTAGCTTCTGATAATGTTCACCGTTTTCCTGAGCTAGTTGAATTTTATCAGACACTGATGAAACGAGAggaaaagaatgaaacttcatcattattttcttctacaaCTTATGCATCTGATGCTAGGAGCAACATGATTGGGGAGATTGAGAACAGATCATCATTCCTCTTAGCT GTGAAAGCCGATGTGGAAACACAGGGTGACTTTGTCTTGTCCTTGGCAAATGAAGTTCGTGCAGCATCCTTCAATAAGATTGAAGATCTAGTGGCTTTTGTGAACTGGTTAGATGGAGAGCTTTCCTTCTTG GTCGATGAACGAGCTGTTCTCAAGCATTTTGATTGGCCCGAAGGGAAAACTGATGTGCTGAGGGAGGCAGCTTTTGAATATATGGATCTGATGAAATTGGAAAAGCAAGTCTCCACCTTCACTGATGATCCCAAACACCCATGTGAAGTTGCTTTGCAGAAAATGTACTCGTTGCTTGAAAA AGTGGAGCAAAGCGTATATGCACTCTTACGAACAAGAGATATGGCTATTTCGCGGTTCAAAGAGTTTGGAATACCAGTAACTTGGCTATTAGATACGGGAGTTATGGGAAAG ATCAAGCTTTCCTCTGTGCAACTGGCAAACAAGTATATGAAACGTGTTGCATCTGAACTTGATATATTATCTGGACCCGACAAGGAACCAAACAGAGAGTTTTTAATTGTGCAAGGAGTACGTTTTGCGTTTCGTGTTCATCAG GAGGTTTCGATACAGAGAGCATGA
- the LOC114190893 gene encoding piriformospora indica-insensitive protein 2-like, with protein sequence MKSIKTVVARAIFLTFILSLSARCRGQEDLDIAPMEKAEQEALYSTIQGFVGDSWNGSDLYPDPCGWTPIQGVSCDLFNGFWYVTVLNIGPVHDNSLSCAQDLEFRPQLFELKHLKSLSFFNCFQSKNSFPATIPAGNWEKLASSLESLEFRSNTGLIGNIPSGFGVLKNLRSLVLLENGVTGEIPSSIGNLVKLKKLVLAENHLNGRIPDVFDGMNELLIFDLSSNSLTGSLPSTLGSLTSALKLDVSHNQLEGSLLKEFGNLKNVTLMDLRNNKLSGGLSLSLQEMQSLEELVVSNNPLGGDMRALEWEKLKNLAILELSNTGLTGEIPESISELKRLRFLGLSENKLSGNLSPKLETLPCLNALYLSGNNMTGEIKFSKEFLEKMGRRFGAWRNPNLCYQVGVTSTNHVPYGVKPCQREVNLLESNSKTQLTNGDSNQTFHFIASKGFSSCASNGLWWTLMEEIFMMGLVLILI encoded by the exons ATGAAGAGCATCAAGACTGTTGTTGCCCGTGCCATATTTCTCACTTTCATCCTCTCTCTGAGTGCAAGATGCCGTGGACAAGAAGACCTTGATATTGCTCCAATGGAGAAAGCAGAGCAAGAAGCTCTATACTCCACCATTCAAGGCTTTGTTGGTGATTCCTGGAATGGCTCGGATCTCTATCCGGATCCTTGTGGTTGGACTCCAATTCAG GGGGTCTCTTGTGATCTGTTTAATGGGTTTTGGTATGTTACTGTCTTGAACATTGGACCCGTCCATGACAATTCCCTGAGTTGTGCTCAAGATTTGGAGTTTAGGCCACAGTTGTTTGAGCTCAAGCACCTAAAATCTCTATCCTTCTTCAATTGCTTCCAATCAAAAAATAGCTTTCCAGCTACCATTCCCGCGGGAAACTGGGAAAAACTTGCCAGCAGCTTAGAATCACTAGAGTTTAGATCAAATACCGGTCTCATTGGAAACATTCCCTCAGGTTTTGGTGTCCTCAAGAACCTCCGATCACTGGTACTACTAGAAAACGGTGTAACAGGTGAAATACCATCAAGCATTGGCAATCTGGTGAAGTTGAAGAAACTTGTTCTTGCTGAAAACCACCTTAATGGGAGGATCCCAGATGTTTTTGATGGGATGAATGAGTTATTAATCTTTGATTTAAGTAGTAATTCGTTAACGGGGTCTTTGCCTTCCACACTGGGAAGCTTAACTTCAGCATTGAAGCTTGATGTGAGCCACAATCAGCTTGAAGGGAGTCTTCTAAAGGAGTTTGGTAATCTTAAGAATGTGACCCTTATGGACCTTAGGAATAACAAATTGAGCGGTGGATTGAGCTTGTCTTTGCAAGAGATGCAGTCATTGGAGGAATTGGTTGTGTCCAATAATCCATTAGGTGGAGACATGAGGGCCCTAGAGTGGGAAAAGCTGAAGAACTTGGCAATTTTGGAACTCTCTAACACGGGGTTGACAGGGGAAATTCCTGAGTCTATCTCAGAATTGAAGAGGCTAAGATTTTTGGGACTTAGTGAGAACAAGTTGAGTGGCAATCTGTCACCAAAGCTGGAAACTCTTCCTTGTCTGAATGCACTTTACCTAAGTGGAAACAATATGACAGGAGAGATTAAGTTCTCTAAAGAGTTTTTGGAAAAAATGGGAAGACGTTTTGGGGCGTGGAGAAACCCCAACCTTTGCTACCAAGTTGGAGTAACTTCAACAAACCATGTTCCATATGGGGTAAAGCCATGCCAGAGAGAGGTCAATTTGTTAGAATCTAATTCAAAAACTCAGCTTACGAATGGGGATAGCAACCAGACTTTCCATTTCATAGCCTCTAAGGGGTTTTCTAGCTGTGCTAGTAATGGCCTCTGGTGGACTTTGATGGAAGAAATATTCATGATGGGTTTAGTTCTAATTCTTATATAG